The DNA region TTTTGCCACGTCCACGGGTGACCCGGGTCGTTCCAGCCCGGCCGGGACCCCGGTGCAGAGAGCGGCGCTGCCCGCCCCCGACGCCGCCGCCGCGGGCAGCGATGCGCCAGAGGAAACTGGCATCACGCCCGAGGACGTCACCGATTACGCGCCGATCACGCTCCAGATCGGCATCGGTCTCATCCCGCTCATCGAGGGCGGCGGCACCGGCGGCCTCGTCTCGCGCATCACCGGCATCCGGCGCGACGCGTCGAAGGCCATGGGCTTCGTCATCCCCGGCGTGCGCATCCGCGACGACATGGGGCTGCCCACCAATGGCTACCGCATCCGCATCCGGCAGGCGGCCGTGGCCGAGGACACGGCTTATCCCGATCGCAAGCTCGCGCTGCCCGGCGCCACGACCACGCGCAGGCTGCGCGGGATCGAGGTGAAGGACCCCTCATTCGGGATGGATGCTGTCTGGATCCAGCCGCACCAGCGGACCGATGCCGAGGCCGATGAATACGTGGTGGTGGAGCCCGATTCCGTCATCGCCACCCATTTGAGCCAGGTGCTCTACACCCATGCCGCGGACCTGTTGGGCTCCGACGATGTGCAGGACTTGCTCGACAACCTGGAGCGCAGCGCGCCGACGCTGCTCTCCTCCGTCGTACCGAACCTCGTGCCGCTCCACACGCTCACCGCCGCGCTACGCGCACTCCTCCGGGAGCGGATCCCCATCGCTGACCTGCCGCGCATCCTCGAAGACCTTGCGGCACTCGCCCACCGCGATGCGGAGCCCGCGCTCCTCGCCGAGCACCTGCGCCCGGCCCTCGCGCCGCAGCTTCTCGAGCAGATCGCGCCGCTGAAATCACCGATCTCGGTGATCACGCTGGCCCCGGATCTCGAGGAGCTCCTCACCCGTTCGCAGCATGAAACGGTGGGGCTCGTCGTCGATCAGACCCTCGCGCGGCGCGTGCTGGCCGACATCATCTCCGCCCAAGAGACCGCCGCCGCCAAGGGCAATCGGGCGGTCATCGTCGTGGCCGCCGGGCTGCGCCGCGCCTTCTCGGGTTTCCTGCGCAGCCACGGCAGCGACACAATCGTGCTCGGCGTCCACGAGCTGCCGGAGACGCGCAAGGTCGAGATCATCGCGCGCGTGGGCGCAGGCGTGGCGGCACCTACCGATGCGCCGGCGCCGAGCGTGCAGGAGTAGAGCGCCATGGGAACGCAGAGCTTTTTCGCCTCCGACACGATCACGGCGCTCGAACTCGTCGAGAAGACCTTCGGGGAAGACGCACTCATCCTCTCCGTGGAATGGAGCGATGACCGCGTGGAGGTGCGCGCCACCGACCTTTCCCTTGAGGAGGTGAAGGCCGCGGCGCCGCCTCTCCCCCGCGCGGCGCCCGCGCCTGTGCCCGGGCCAACACCGGCCTCGCATCGCCCGGGCTTCCTCGACCCCGCGCGCCCCAGTCCTTTTGACCGCGATGCCGCCTTCTTCCGAAGCGTCCGCGCCGACGCCCCCACGAACGCCTCCGCGGACCGCGACGCGCCATGATCGCACCCCATGGCTACCGAGAGCAGCGCCCGGAGCCCGAGCGGCTCGTGGCCGAGCATATGCCGCTCGTCCATCGGCTGGCGTGGCATTTCCACGGGCGCGTGGGCCGCTTTGTAGAGGTCGATGACCTGATCCAGGCTGGATATGTCGGGCTGGTGGAAGCCACCTCCCGCTACACCGTGCAAGAAGGTGTGACCTTCGGGGCCTATGCCGCGATCCGCGTACGAGGCGCGATCCTCGACGCCCTACGGCGCAATTCCAACCTCTGCCGCAAGACTGTGCTCATGCGCCAGACCGTGGCCAAGGCACGCGGCAAGCTCACTCAGCGGCTAGGCCGGGAGCCGGACATGGCCGAGCTTGCCGCCGATCTCGAGATCACCGTGCCGGAGCTGCAGGACTGGGAGGCGCGGTTCCAGGTGAACCAGCTGCAATCGCTCGATGAGATCTACACCGACCAGTCGCTTCTCTTCGGCGACATGGGAGCCAGCGCCGAGCGCCAGACCGAGCTTTCAGAGCTCAAGAGCCTCCTTCGCGAGGCCATCGAAGCCCTGCCCGAGCGGGAGGCGCTCGTGCTTCAGCTCTGCTATGTCGAGGAGCTCAACGTCTACGAGATGGGGGCGGTTCTCGATGTCACGCCGGGCCGCGTCTCGCAGCTCAAGAAAGCTGCGATCGAACGTCTGAGGAAGACCATGACGGCGCGGCTGGGAGAGGCTTAGGGCCGGTCTCTGTTGTAGGCGGCCATGAGATCCTCGAGGTATTCGCCGGTGGCATTGAGCTGGGTGATGATCTGCTCCATCTGCGTGAAGCGCGTCAGGTAGCGCGCCTCGACCTCTTCGGCGCGGCGGGTGAGCGCGTCGAGCGCCTCCTCCTCCTCGCTGATCGAGGCATTGAGGGCATCGTTGCGCAGCGACAGGGCGCCGTTGCCCTCCAGAAGGCTCGAGAGCTCGGTTTCAAGCGCGCTGATCATGCTGGGGCCGTAATCCACCTGCGCAAGGCGGGTATCTGCCTCCACGCTGATCGAAATGCCGCGCAGGGGGCCGCTTGAGACCGTGTAGAGCCAGGTGCCGTCGTCCTGCTCGGATCCGAAGACCTCCGTCGTGCCGAGCCGGGCGCTGCCGGTATCGGGGTCGCGCACGAAGGCGTAGCGGCCGGCCGCGGCGGCATCGAGCGGCGTGCCGCTCACGGTGGCGCCTTCCCCGGTGACGGTGTCGGTGAGGAGCGGAGCCAGAGCCGCTGGGTCCCGGGTGAGCGCGGCGGTGAGCTGCCGGTCATCAAGCGTGAAGGTGCCGTCGCGCTCCGTGCGGATGCCAAGATCGGCGAGGAATGTTCCGGAGCTCCCCTCGCTGCTGCCGAAACCTTGGGCGAGGGCCGCGTTGAACTGCCGGATGAAGCGGTCGGCGACCTGGTCTCCGGCCAGTGCGCCCGCCTCTTCCTCGCCCGTGAAGCCCCGCGCCGTCAGCGACGTGACGAGGCGCTCGGTGGCGTTGAGGATCTCCACGAAGCCCTGCATCACCTCCACCGCGCCCTCGATATTGGCCTCCGCCGTGACCGAGACGGGCGCTTCCGTGACCGCGTTGAGATCGAGGCTGACACCGGGGAGAAGGTCATCGACCTGGTTGCTCGCGCGCGTCACCGCGATCCCGTTGAGCGACAGCTCCGCGTTGCCCGCCGCCTGGGCCTGAACCGGGCCAGGATCGGCGCTGAAATTGAAGGCCTGCAGCGCGGGGTCGGCGGCGGGGTCTACACTGATGCGCAGCGCATTCTCGGCGCCGGTCTCGGATATGACGCCCAAGGTGAAGGTGCCGTCGCCCACGTCGATCACCTGCGCGGAGACACCGCTGAGCGACGAGAGCGCACTGGCGAGATCATCGAGGGTGGCCTCGGCGGTCAGATCGAGGGTCTGGCCGCGGGGCACATCGGCGATAAAGACGGGCGGCACATCCGCAGACCACGCGCCGAAATCGACCGTGAGCGCACCGGCGCCCAAGGGGGCGGTCGGATCGGAGAAGCCGCCGAAATTCAGCACTTGCGCCGTCGCGAGCTGCGTCACTTCGATGGATGTGGCGCCCTCGGCCACGGCAGCGGCATCGAGCACTGTCACACCCACGTCATCGCTGCCGCTGGAGACTGCGAAGGGCGCAAGGCTGCTGATGAGGCGGAGCGCCTCGGAGACCTGTTCCGCCTGGCCTCGCAGCTGGGCATAGCCCGTGAGCTGAAGCTCCGCGCGGTCGATGCGATCGGTGACGAGCGTGCGCCGCGGGGCGATCTCGGCCTCGGTGAGGGTCTCGGCGAGCTCGCGGATATTGATGCCGCTGCCGCCTGAATTCAGGGCCGTGAGAAAATCTGTGGGCAATGATCCCTCCCTCGTTCCTCCACGAGAACGGTCCCGTCTCGGGTTTCTTTAGCCGCCGCCGCGCGGGCCTCAGTACTGGAACTCGATCTCGATGCGCCGGTTGCGCTCCCGCCCGGCGGCGGTGGCATTGTTGGCGACGGGCATGGACTCGCCCCGGCTCAAGGCGCTCATGCGGGCCCCGGCGATGCCATTGGCCGATTGCAGCTCGCGCACGACCGAAGAGGCGCGTGCCGCCGCGAGGCCCCAGTTGTCGCGGAACGGGGAGGACGGGGCGAGCGGCACGGAATCAGTGTGCCCGGTCACCACGATGTCGCTGGCATCGTCCAGAGCGGCGAAGGCGATGCGCGAGATGATCTCTCGGGCCTCAAAAGTCAGATCGGCATCGCCCGAGGGAAATGCGCCCCCGGCCCCGACGGTGACGATGACCTTGTCATCCTCCTGCGCCACGGTCACGAGCCCTTCGCCCAGCTGCTCGCGCAGCGCCACGCGCAGCTCGGCTTCGGCGATGGCCGCGCGGCGCGCGGCGGTTTCGAGTGCCTCCGCCTCCTCGGCATCTTCCTGCGCCGCGCGCGCTAGATCGCGCAAGTCCTCGGTCAGGCCTTCGAGTTGCAGCTCGGGCTCCGCCTCCGGCGGCACCTGTTCGGCGGCGATGTCGTCGAGCGCATCGGCGAGCTCGGCGAGGCGGTCAGGCACGTCTTCGGGATCCACGTCCTCGAAATTGACCCGCACGCCTCCCGGCCCGGCCTCCACCTGCATGTCAGATTGCGCGAGGGCGGTCTCGAGGGCCTGCGCGATGGCGCGCGCCGCCGCTTGCACGGCCTCGGTCGGCGCGGGGCTGCCCCCGCCCTCTCCCTCGGCGCTGCCATCGCGGCCAGTCCCGTCATCATTCGATTCGTTGCGCGACAGGACCTCCGGCTGGGTGACATCGGTCGTGTCCTGTCGGTTTTCCTCGGTGATCGCGATCTCGGGCGAGGGGCTGAAATTGAGCTCGAGGATGGTGGTGCCTTTGGGCTGCTCGGCCACGGGCACTTCACGCTGGATGCCGAAAGCCATCTGCAGGGAGCCTGACACGAGCTTGAACTTCGGCTGGTTGAACTCCGCGAAGGAGAGGATGAGCACGAAGAAGGCCATGAGCAGGATCGCGATGTCGGCGAAGGTCGACATCCATGCCGGCGCGCCCTTGGGCGGGCATTTCTGCTGATCCTCCGGCGGCTCCTCGATGGGCACCGGCATGGGGATAGGTTTCGAGGCCATCGCGCGCGCCCTAGGCTGCCATCAGCTTCGTCTGCATCTTCGGCGGCATGGAGGCCACCATCTTTTCCTGAATCTGTCGCCCGGACTCGCCCCGGCTGATGTTGCGCAGGCCCGAGATCACCATCTCGCGGTAAAGCACCTCGTTGGCCGAGGCGCTTTCGAGCTTGGCCAGCAAGGGGCCGAAGATCACGTTGGCGAGGAACGCGCCGTAAAGCGTCGTCAGGAGGGCCACGGCCATAGCCGGACCGATGGCCTTGGGATCGGCCATGTTACCCAGCATCTGCACGAGGCCGATGAGGGTGCCGATCATGCCCATGGCGGGCGCGATATCCACCCAGCCGCGCAGGACCTCGTGGATGTCGTTGTGGCGAACCTTCATGCCCTTGATCTCCTGCTTGAGCTGATCGACGAGCTTCATCTCGTCGGCCCCGTCCACGAGAAGCTGCAGGCCCTTGGAGAAGAACGTGTCGGGGACCTCCTGCCCTTCGAGCGCCATGAGCCCGCTTTTGCGGGAGACATCCGACAGCTCCACCATGCGCGTGATCAGCGCCTCGGTGTCGGGCGGCTTCCCGAGGAAGGCCTTGCTCATGCCTTTAAAGCTGCCCAGGAAGATCGGCATCTTCGACTTCAGCATGACGGCGAAGAACGAGCCGCCCAGCACGATGAGGATCGAAGCCACGTCGATGAAGGGGCCGAGGCCGCCGGCGGTGATCATGGCGCCCGCGACCATGCCCACGGCACCGATGAGCCCAAACAGTGACGCGAGATCCATGCTTCATCCCTCCTCTCACGCCCGAGCCGGGGCGCCTCAGGAGGAAAGACGCAAGAACCGTACCAAACGAGCTCTCGAAAATATCTCGTGAAGACAGCGGCTTAGGGTCAAATCAACGGAGACGTCTAAAGAATTTCGGGGTGGGTCGTTTCCTTGCTCGAGCGCTGAACGGCGCGGGTAGTGCAAAGAGAGAGGACCACCATGAACGTCATCAACACCAATATCGGGGCGATTACCGCGCAAGCGAATATGTCCCGTGTCAACGAAGACATGAACCAGGCCATGAACCGCCTGTCCTCGGGCCTGCGGATCAACGCGGCCTCTGACGACGCGGCCGGCATGGCCATCGCCGAAAAAATGACCTCGCAGATCATGGGCCTCAACCAGGCGGTGCGGAACGCCACCGACGGCAAGAACCTCATCGACACCACAGAGGGCGCCCATGTCGAGATCTCCAACATGCTTCAGCGTTTGCGGGAGCTCGCGGTGCAGTCGTCGAACGACACCAACACCGCCTCGGACCGTTCGAACCTGAACGCCGAAACCAACCAGCTCATCACCGAGATCAATCGCGTCGCACAGGACACGACCTTCAACGGCATGAACGTCCTCGACGGCACCTTCACGGGCAAGCAGTTCCAGATCGGCGCCGATGCCGGCCAGGTCCTGAACGTGAATGTCGACAGCGCGGCCGCCACCGATATCGGCGCCAACACCATTACCTCCAACGTGTCCCTCGCCGCCGGTGCCGCCGTGGCCGATACCGGGATCGCCGCGGGCACGACGATCAACATCACGGGCTATGCGGGCAGCTCCGAGCTCACCACGACGGCAGGACAGTCGGCCGAAGAGCTCGCGCTGGCGATCAACGAGGTCTCCGCCTCCACCGGCGTAAACGCAACCGCGGTCACCAAGGTCGAGCTTTCCGGGCTTTCGGCGGCTGACACGGTGAGCTTTGATCTCAACGGGGTGACGATCGGCGCGGCGGCCGTGTCCGACCCCACGGATCTGAGCAGCATCGCGAGCGCCATTAACAACGAGACGGGCCGCACCGGGGTCTCCGCGACGATGGGCGACGACAACTCCTCCATCATCCTGACCGACGCGTCCGGCGCCGACATCATCATCGAGGACTTCGCCTCCGGCGCGGGCACCACCACGCTCGACGCCACGGCACTCAATGCCGATGAGACGCCCGCGGGCGCCACCGCCGGCGTGCATACCGCCACGCTCGATGACACCGACAACGACGTGGCCGTGTCTGGCCAGATCGAGATCAGCTCGGCGCAGCAATTCGCCGTGGGCACCGACGTGGTGGTTGCGGGCACGGTCTTCTTCGAGACGGCGGCGAACACCTCCACGCTCGATTCCGTGGCCGAGATCGACCTGTCCACGCAGCAGGGCGCGGCTGACGCACTCAAGGTGATCGACGTGGCGCTGGACAAGATCTCCCAAGCCCGCTCCGATCTCGGTGCCGTGTCCAACCGCCTCGACAGCACGATCTCCAACCTGACCAACATCTCGGTCAACGTAGAAGCCGCGCGCTCGGGCGTGATGGATGCCGACTTCGCCAAGGAATCCTCGGAGCTCGCGAAAGCGAACATCCTGTCCCAGGCGAGCACCTCCATGCTCGCCCAGGCCAACAGCTCCAACGAGAATCTCCTGAGCCTGCTGCGTTAATTCAAACGCAATCAATGGGTTGGGCCTCGGCATCGCGCCGGGGCCCTTTCCGTTTTTCTCAAATTCAAAACGAATCAGGAGACAAAAACCGCCCTCATGTTCAGGAGGGCCGGCTTCACTACACGGATTTTTAACGGCGCCCGGCTCAAGGCTTTTAGAGCCAAGCCGGAGAAAAATAATGAACCTTCAGATTTCGCAGCGCATGAGCCACGGCCTGACCATGACGGGCCAGATGCAGCAGGCCATCTCCCTCTTGCAGTTCTCCAATCTCGATCTCCAGCGCTACATCGAGCGCGAAGCCGAGGAGAACCCGTTTATCGAGACAGACCGCCCGGGGCCGGCCCTACCGTTTTCCGGCGGCGGCGGCGGGACGGATGAGTTCCTCGGCCAGGTGCCGGACCATGCCGCCTCTCTCGTGGTCCATGTCTCGCGACAGTTCGACAGCCTCTTTCCGGATCCTGCGCGGCGCGCAGCGGCGGATCACTTTCTCACGGCGCTCGACAGCAATGGGTGGCTCGACGATCCGCTCGAGGAGATCGCCGTTGCGGCAGGGCTGTCCCTTGCGGACGCAGAAGAGATGCTGGCGGAGGTGCAGGGTGTGGAGCCCACGGGGCTCTTTGCCCGCGACCTCTCTGAGTGCCTGCGCCTTCAGGCCATCGAGCGAGGCCTCCTCAGCCCGCTTCTTGCGCGGCTGCTCGGGGAGCTGCCACGCGTGGCGGCGGCGGATCTCGAAGGGCTCTGCCGGGCCTGCAGCTGCTCCATGGCGGAGCTCAGCGGCGCGCTCCGTTCGCTCAAGACGCTGGAGCCGAAGCCCGGTGCGCGCTTCGCGGAGGTCGACCTCTCCGAGCGGGAGCCTGATCTCATCCTGTCTCGCGCGGCGGGCGACTGGCAGGTGGAACTCAACCGCTCCACGCTGCCCGCCGTCATGATCGACGAGGCGGGCGCCGACGTGATGCGTCGGCACGAAGCCGCCGCAGATTTCGCGTGCGAGCGTCTGCGCACGGCGCGCTGGCTGCGCCGCGCGGTGGAGCATCGCAACAAGACGACCCTTGCCGTGGCCGCCGAGATCGTGCGGCGGCAGAAAGCCTTCCTCGATCACGGACCCGCCCGGATCGCACCGCTGACCCTCGCGGATGTGGCCGAGACTGTCGGGGTTCACGAGAGCACGGTGAGCCGGGTGACCACGGGCGTGCTCATGGTCACCCCGCACGGGACGATGCCGCTCAAGCGCTTCTTCAGCACGGCGCTGGCGCAGGCCTCCGGCGAGACCGGTGATGCAACCTCGGCGGCTGCGGTGCGCTACCGCCTCGAGGCGCTGGTGCGCGCGGAGGATCCTGCCCGTCCGCTCAGCGATGACGCGCTGGCGCGCATGCTCAACGATGGCGGGCCTATCCTGGCGCGCCGCACGGTCGCGAAATACCGCACGATGCTGGGCATCCCATCCTCCTTCGAGCGCAGGCGCCGGGCGCGTCTCCGGGCGGCGTAAGGTGCCTCAGCGCCCGGGCCGGGCGTGCACGAAGCGGATTTGCGGGACGCGCGCGGCCAGCTCGGCATGGAGCGCAGTTTCGGACCGCGCCGCCATGACCTTCCAGAGCCGGAACCCGCGCGCCACCCAGTCCTGCCGCACGAGCGCTGGCGTGATGCGCCAGAAATAGATCCACACGACCACCTGCACTGCTGTGCCGACCCATGGGCCGAGCATGATGGACACGGCGAGCAGCGCCCCCCAGAGCGCAAGCGCAGACCAGAGCCGGAGCCGGATCAGGTTGAGCGGTACAAGGAGCGCGAACCCGTCGCGCTTGGCCGGGAGCGCATCGTAGGCACCATCCGGGTCTACCCAGACATCCCAGTTCTGCTGGCCGGTGATCTCCTGCGGCGCGATGTCAAAGCCCTCCGGAAGCGGCACATGGCGCCACCGACCCAGCCGGGCCGTGTCACTGGCGACCTGCCACAGCAGCCCCGCCCGGCTGAAGCCCAGCAGGCAGCCCCGCGAGCCCGCCATGGCCACCAGCGCCTTCAGCGTCGCACGGCTTCCGTCGAAGCATGCCCCGTCGATACGCACGAGAGTGTCACCGGCCTGAAGGCCCAGTGCGCGCCCGGCGGGGCGCACGCTCTCGAGCCGCAACGCCGCGTAAGGGTGTTCGGGATCGTCTGACACGCCGCGAGCGCCCTTCAGGGATAGGAAAACGGATTTGGCTCCGGACGGCGCACGGCGGCGGGCCGGCGCTGCGCGGGCGCAGCCTGCGGCGCCGCGGGCGTGGCCGCAGCAGGCGCCACTGCCGGGGCAGAGGCCCGCGCCGACGCACCAGCACCCGCCACTGTCGCGGGCCCTTCGGCGATGATACGGGTGAGCGCGAGTTGGAGATCGGACATGCTCGAGACAACGAGGTCTCGCGTATCGGCGTGCTCCTCCTCAGTGGCCTGCGTGACTTGCGACAGTACCGAGGGCAGCGTCGCGGCCATCTCCGCGACCTCAGCCTCCTTCACGATCTGCAGCTCGGCAGCGACGGCGCCACGGATCAGCGCTTCGTCGATGCTGCGGGCCTCGGTGAGCGCGGTGAGCTGTGCGTCGAGTCCCTCGAAGCTATCGAGCCGCGCGGAGAGAGACGCGATGGACTCCGCCACGGTCTGCGCCGTGGCCTCCTGCGTGGCGGTGGCCGCGCC from Pseudomonadota bacterium includes:
- the rpoN gene encoding RNA polymerase factor sigma-54, producing the protein MNLQISQRMSHGLTMTGQMQQAISLLQFSNLDLQRYIEREAEENPFIETDRPGPALPFSGGGGGTDEFLGQVPDHAASLVVHVSRQFDSLFPDPARRAAADHFLTALDSNGWLDDPLEEIAVAAGLSLADAEEMLAEVQGVEPTGLFARDLSECLRLQAIERGLLSPLLARLLGELPRVAAADLEGLCRACSCSMAELSGALRSLKTLEPKPGARFAEVDLSEREPDLILSRAAGDWQVELNRSTLPAVMIDEAGADVMRRHEAAADFACERLRTARWLRRAVEHRNKTTLAVAAEIVRRQKAFLDHGPARIAPLTLADVAETVGVHESTVSRVTTGVLMVTPHGTMPLKRFFSTALAQASGETGDATSAAAVRYRLEALVRAEDPARPLSDDALARMLNDGGPILARRTVAKYRTMLGIPSSFERRRRARLRAA
- the fliD gene encoding flagellar filament capping protein FliD, with protein sequence MPTDFLTALNSGGSGINIRELAETLTEAEIAPRRTLVTDRIDRAELQLTGYAQLRGQAEQVSEALRLISSLAPFAVSSGSDDVGVTVLDAAAVAEGATSIEVTQLATAQVLNFGGFSDPTAPLGAGALTVDFGAWSADVPPVFIADVPRGQTLDLTAEATLDDLASALSSLSGVSAQVIDVGDGTFTLGVISETGAENALRISVDPAADPALQAFNFSADPGPVQAQAAGNAELSLNGIAVTRASNQVDDLLPGVSLDLNAVTEAPVSVTAEANIEGAVEVMQGFVEILNATERLVTSLTARGFTGEEEAGALAGDQVADRFIRQFNAALAQGFGSSEGSSGTFLADLGIRTERDGTFTLDDRQLTAALTRDPAALAPLLTDTVTGEGATVSGTPLDAAAAGRYAFVRDPDTGSARLGTTEVFGSEQDDGTWLYTVSSGPLRGISISVEADTRLAQVDYGPSMISALETELSSLLEGNGALSLRNDALNASISEEEEALDALTRRAEEVEARYLTRFTQMEQIITQLNATGEYLEDLMAAYNRDRP
- a CDS encoding FliA/WhiG family RNA polymerase sigma factor yields the protein MIAPHGYREQRPEPERLVAEHMPLVHRLAWHFHGRVGRFVEVDDLIQAGYVGLVEATSRYTVQEGVTFGAYAAIRVRGAILDALRRNSNLCRKTVLMRQTVAKARGKLTQRLGREPDMAELAADLEITVPELQDWEARFQVNQLQSLDEIYTDQSLLFGDMGASAERQTELSELKSLLREAIEALPEREALVLQLCYVEELNVYEMGAVLDVTPGRVSQLKKAAIERLRKTMTARLGEA
- a CDS encoding flagellin — its product is MNVINTNIGAITAQANMSRVNEDMNQAMNRLSSGLRINAASDDAAGMAIAEKMTSQIMGLNQAVRNATDGKNLIDTTEGAHVEISNMLQRLRELAVQSSNDTNTASDRSNLNAETNQLITEINRVAQDTTFNGMNVLDGTFTGKQFQIGADAGQVLNVNVDSAAATDIGANTITSNVSLAAGAAVADTGIAAGTTINITGYAGSSELTTTAGQSAEELALAINEVSASTGVNATAVTKVELSGLSAADTVSFDLNGVTIGAAAVSDPTDLSSIASAINNETGRTGVSATMGDDNSSIILTDASGADIIIEDFASGAGTTTLDATALNADETPAGATAGVHTATLDDTDNDVAVSGQIEISSAQQFAVGTDVVVAGTVFFETAANTSTLDSVAEIDLSTQQGAADALKVIDVALDKISQARSDLGAVSNRLDSTISNLTNISVNVEAARSGVMDADFAKESSELAKANILSQASTSMLAQANSSNENLLSLLR
- the flhA gene encoding flagellar biosynthesis protein FlhA, whose amino-acid sequence is MATLTPSVLTSRSGAYLGSSLLPVGILAVVAMMVLPLPLALLDTFFVVNILLSLLVLMVAFYSYRPLDFSSFPSVLLIATVLRLALNVASTRIVLTSGHEGSAAAGEVIEAFGNFVIAGNFAVGLVVFVILVIINLVVITKGAGRVSEVSARFTLDAMPGKQMAIDADLNAGLLTPEQARERRAEVSEEADFYGAMDGASKFVKGDAIAGILILLANIIGGIAIGTSQHGLSLGAAAETYVLLSIGDGLVAQIPSLLLSIATAVIVTRVASTNDMADHIGSQIGLHRAWVPVAVVLAIMGLIPGMPNVLFLGAAALAAGVAWMTRDQLAEAGAFATSTGDPGRSSPAGTPVQRAALPAPDAAAAGSDAPEETGITPEDVTDYAPITLQIGIGLIPLIEGGGTGGLVSRITGIRRDASKAMGFVIPGVRIRDDMGLPTNGYRIRIRQAAVAEDTAYPDRKLALPGATTTRRLRGIEVKDPSFGMDAVWIQPHQRTDAEADEYVVVEPDSVIATHLSQVLYTHAADLLGSDDVQDLLDNLERSAPTLLSSVVPNLVPLHTLTAALRALLRERIPIADLPRILEDLAALAHRDAEPALLAEHLRPALAPQLLEQIAPLKSPISVITLAPDLEELLTRSQHETVGLVVDQTLARRVLADIISAQETAAAKGNRAVIVVAAGLRRAFSGFLRSHGSDTIVLGVHELPETRKVEIIARVGAGVAAPTDAPAPSVQE
- a CDS encoding MotA/TolQ/ExbB proton channel family protein; protein product: MDLASLFGLIGAVGMVAGAMITAGGLGPFIDVASILIVLGGSFFAVMLKSKMPIFLGSFKGMSKAFLGKPPDTEALITRMVELSDVSRKSGLMALEGQEVPDTFFSKGLQLLVDGADEMKLVDQLKQEIKGMKVRHNDIHEVLRGWVDIAPAMGMIGTLIGLVQMLGNMADPKAIGPAMAVALLTTLYGAFLANVIFGPLLAKLESASANEVLYREMVISGLRNISRGESGRQIQEKMVASMPPKMQTKLMAA
- a CDS encoding OmpA family protein, whose protein sequence is MASKPIPMPVPIEEPPEDQQKCPPKGAPAWMSTFADIAILLMAFFVLILSFAEFNQPKFKLVSGSLQMAFGIQREVPVAEQPKGTTILELNFSPSPEIAITEENRQDTTDVTQPEVLSRNESNDDGTGRDGSAEGEGGGSPAPTEAVQAAARAIAQALETALAQSDMQVEAGPGGVRVNFEDVDPEDVPDRLAELADALDDIAAEQVPPEAEPELQLEGLTEDLRDLARAAQEDAEEAEALETAARRAAIAEAELRVALREQLGEGLVTVAQEDDKVIVTVGAGGAFPSGDADLTFEAREIISRIAFAALDDASDIVVTGHTDSVPLAPSSPFRDNWGLAAARASSVVRELQSANGIAGARMSALSRGESMPVANNATAAGRERNRRIEIEFQY